Below is a window of Candidatus Omnitrophota bacterium DNA.
AGTTCACTTCATAGGTTCGGCTCTTGACGCGCATCACGTGAGGACCGGAACGAGTCATACAGCGCGGCACGCTTGATAAGAGGAAGGGCCCGTCCGGGGCAAATCCAAAATCGCCAGTCTCCACGTATCCAGTTCTTCCACGGAGAGCGGTTCAAGCTCTTTCAGAACAAAATTCAGGAGCGTCTCTTCGTTCAGCTTGAGCGCAATCGAATCCAAGCCCAGGCGTTGCGGTTTGGCATAGTACACGATAATCCGAACCGCTGTGCCAATCGATCTTTCGCTTATCTCCCCCACAATCACACTCACCGGACCCGGAAAAGCCACTGTAGCCAACGTGACTGCGGAATTGAGATTGAGAGAACGCAGCATTTGGTTCTCGGTCTCATTACGCCCCACCACAATCTTGGTATTGGGAGAAATCCGAAAATGCCTGCCCAAGCGCAAGAGTTCCAAGTCTTCGAGATCGATTTCGCTTTGGTTTTGAAAGAGATCACGCACACGGGAACCAAAAGGCTTTTCAGTGAGCAAGCAGCCGCCGGAAGGAGCCGGCTGTTCATCAATACCAAGCTTTGCAGCCAGGCCGATCTGGCGTTTCCGGGAACGCCCTGTGAGGTTGAATAAGTTGGAGCGATCGACCCAACCTCTTTGCTCAGCCTCTGTGGGCGCCAGATAACGCGCGCTCAAGGGCCGGAGCAAACGGCCCTCGAGCCCGGATTCCCGCTCGATAATCCTCATGCTGCGTTTGAGCTGGGAGTTGGGCCGCTGGCCCACGACTTCCCCTGTGACCACAAAATCAGCGTTGACCAGCGGCATAAATTTCCCGGCCAGCTTCAGCATGTAAGAGCGGCAGTCCACACAAGGATTCATTTCCCTGCCGTAACCATATTTCGGCTGCCGCACCACATCGAGGAACTCGCGCTTTACTTTGAGAATAGTGAACGGAATGCCGAGCAAGGCCGCAGAACTCTGCGCCTTGCCGCGATCGCAACAGCCCCACGGCAAGGCCAGGTGCAGTCCGTGAAGCTCTACACCCTGATCCTGAACAATTTTCGCGGCTAAGGTGCTGTCCAGGCCTCCTGAAAGCATGACAATCGCTTTCGGATGTCTATCCGTCATTCCCGATGGCCTCAACCGGGCAGGCTTCAATGGCTTCCTCGCACAGATTTTTCTCGGCATCATCAGCGGGCTGCTTGCAGACATACGAATAACCGGCGTCTTCGTTCCGGTCAAAATTGTTTGGGGCCGTTTGCCGGCAGAGATCGCAGTCAATGCATTGCTCGTCCACGTAGTAGGGGCCCTCGACGTTGAGTTTCACTTTTGTTGTATTGTCAGCCATTCAAGCAACCTCCGTTTGGTTTTAGCTTTTTCTAACATAAAGACGGTATTCCCCACCGTCCTTTTTGATTGCAATTAGCGCGTGGCCCGTGGCCATGCACCAGGCAGCCATATCTTCCTCAACAGCAGGGTCTGTTGACAAGACCTCCAGCACCTGACCTTGGCCCATATGCTCCATCTGGGCTGCTGTTTTGAAAACCGGCATCGGACAGAGCAGGCCGAAACAGTCGAGTGTTTGGTGGGCTTGTGTCATTCCCGGACCCTTAAAGCGCTACACCCCGAACGATGTGCCGCAACTGCATTTCTTTGCAGCATTGGGATTCATGAAGATAAAACCCCCGCCTATCAAGGCATCGTTGAAGTCCAGCGTCATCCCGTTCACATACAGAAGGCTTTGCGGATCCACTGCCACGCGCCTGTGGCCTTCACCGAATACTTTATCCTTCTCAGCCGGAGAATCAATGATATCCATTGTATAGGACATCCCTGAGCAGCCCCCGTCTTTGACCCCGACCCGCAAAAGACCCTCCGGCTTGCCCGCCTTATTCAGAGCATTCCGTATT
It encodes the following:
- a CDS encoding iron-sulfur cluster assembly accessory protein yields the protein MIEVTDKAAVEIRNALNKAGKPEGLLRVGVKDGGCSGMSYTMDIIDSPAEKDKVFGEGHRRVAVDPQSLLYVNGMTLDFNDALIGGGFIFMNPNAAKKCSCGTSFGV
- a CDS encoding ferredoxin, with translation MADNTTKVKLNVEGPYYVDEQCIDCDLCRQTAPNNFDRNEDAGYSYVCKQPADDAEKNLCEEAIEACPVEAIGNDG
- a CDS encoding sulfurtransferase TusA family protein, coding for MTQAHQTLDCFGLLCPMPVFKTAAQMEHMGQGQVLEVLSTDPAVEEDMAAWCMATGHALIAIKKDGGEYRLYVRKS